The sequence below is a genomic window from Candidatus Bathyarchaeota archaeon.
AGAAAGTAATTGAAAGCTTAGGAAAACCATGTGAAGTTATAGATGAAAAATCATTTATTAATAAGCTTTCAATAAAGTTAACTGAAGGTATCCTCTCTAAACCTAAGACTAAAATTGAAGGCAAGAGAGGTTGAAAAATGAAGAAAATTTCAACTATATGGTTAGGTGGCTGCTCCGGCTGTCACATGTCTTTGTTAGATATAGATGAAAAATTAATTGAAGTAATTAAGAATGCGCGAATAGTGAAATCGACGCCTATAGTTGATGTAAAAGATTTTCCTCAAGCAGATGTAGGCATTGTGGAGGGCGCTGTAGCTACAAAAGAAGATGAGGAAAATTTAAAGAAAATGCGGGGAAGCTGCAAAATTTTGGTTGCTATCGGGGATTGCGCTTGCTTTGGAGGGATAACTTCTTATCGTAATCTTTTTGAAAAGGAGGAAGTTTTGTCTAGGGTTTTTATTGAAAGCGAAAGCGTTGAGAAAGGTAAAATTCCTCAATCCAATTTTATTCCCCCTCTTTTAGAAAAAGTTAAGCCTGTTAATGCTGTAGTTAATATTGATTGTTATATTCCAGGTTGTCCTCCAAACGCTAATGTAATACTTTATGCTCTTAAAGAATTGCTGGCTGGAAGAATACCTATTTTACCTAGCGAGATGGCGAGTTTCGAGTAGAGAAAAGGTGAAGCTTAAATGGAAAAGAAGGTAATTGAAAATGAAAAATCATATGAGTCATTAATGCTTAAAAAAGAGATGGAAGTTCCTGTAACTAGGATTGAGGGGCATGGTAAAATAGTTGTTACGTTAAATGAAAATGGAAGCGTTGCAGATGCGAAATTTATTGTTACTCAGTTAAGAGGTTTTGAAAAGTTTTGTGAAGGTCGATTAATGTGGGAAATGCCTGTAATAACCTCTAGAATCTGCGGTATATGCCCTGTAAGCCATCATTTAGCATCAGCAAAGGCTGTGGATGCAATTTTAGGTGTAGAAATTCCTATTCCAGCGAAAAAATTACGTTTACTGCTTCATATGGGTCAAATAATTCAATCGCATGCTTTAAGCTTATTTTATCTTTCATTTCCAGATTTAATTCTTGGATATGATTATGATATTGAAAAAAGAAATATAATTGGGTTGCTTGAAAAAAAACCTGAATTAGCAAAGAAGGGGATTGAGCTTAGAAAATTTGGTCAAACCATAATTGAAATTTTAGCTGGAAGAAGAGTTCATCCAAAATATGCTATACCTGGGGGAGTTAGTAAAGCGCTTAAAATTGAGGACCGAGAAGATTTAAGAAAACAGATAGATGAAAAAATCAACGATATAGAATCTTGCCTTGAAATTGTTAAATCTTTATGCTTAAATCAAGAAGATATTCCAATATCAACCTACTTTATGGGTTTGGTAAATAGAAATAATGAGTTAGAACTTTATGATGGTAACATTAGAGTAAAGAATCAAAAGGGCGAGATTGTTGAGGAAAAGCTTAACCCAATTAATTACCTATCCATTATAGGTGAGAGGGTTGAAGATTGGTCTTATTTAAAGTTTCCATACTATAAAAAAGCAGGTTTCCCTGATGGTTCATTAAGAGTTGGGCCTCTTGCAAGGCTTAATGTTGCAGATAAAATTTCAACACCTTTAGCTGAAGAAGAATTTAAGGAATTTCAAAAGCTTAAAGAAAATGGTGTGGTTAATGGCGTTATTTACTATCATTACGCTAGAATTATAGAAATGCTTTATGCAGCTGAAAACGTAAAAAATCTTTTAGAGGATGATGATATATGCTCAAAAGACATATGGGTTAACTCGATTGAAATTAAAAATTCTGAAGGAATCGGCGTTATAGAAGCTCCAAGAGGAACGCTTATCCATCACTATTGGGTAAATGAGAATGGGGTTATAACTAAAGTAAATCTTATAGTTTCAACAGTTTTTAACAATATGGGAATGAATCTAGCCATTAAGGAAATAGCGGTTAAAAACATTAAAAACCTTAAAGTTAATGAAGGAATATTGAATCGTATGGAAGCTGCTATAAGATGCTTTGATCCTTGCTTATCTTGTTCAACACATGCCATTGGTCAAATGCCATTAACAATTCAAATTGTATCTGTAGATGGAAAAATTGTTAAGGAAATTACTCGAAGTTAAAACAACTTAATCCATTTTACTTTTTTAACCTTTATGTTTTATAAAAGTTTAGGCGTTAATAGCTTCTTTTATAATCAAGTTGGTTAACGAAATTAGGTTTAATCAAGAAAGCGTATTCAAGAATTTCGGCCTAAAACTCTTCCAGTCATAAAAATTCTACTTATATAAACGTTTTCAAAAACCTTTATCAACTTTTAAAAATGAAAGCTCAAGCCTTAAACGTTAGTATTCCAAAATTAATCTAAGGTGCCTTTAATTAATAAAACAATCAACAACCTTGATTATAAAAAAAGATTTATATGCTTTGAAAGAATATTAAAGTGGTTGGATGTTTTATTTCTGGATGAGAACATGAGACTCGGCAAAAAGTCAATTTTAGCTGTTATCCTTTTGTTGCTTGCTGGAATTGTAACCGTCAGGTGGCTTTTTCTCAGTGAGAAGCTGCAAAGAGGTTTTGGAATATATCTTTCGAAGAGCAATGAACTTGTGATATCGGACGAGGACATTATATCATACAATAAGACTTCTCATGAAATCAGACTTGCTGCTGGAGGAGTTGAGAAAATTAAAGCATTAAAGGTGCCTGTGGCAGGCAGCCCCTTCGTGGTAAAGATAGATGGCAAAGAGATTTATGCTGGATCATTTTGGGCATCAACTTCCTCTTTGAGTTATTCAGGAATAGTGATAGATATTCTAAAGATTCAAGACAATACCATAAAAATTGAAAAAGGCTACCCATCTCCAGATTTCTTTAAAGGCGTAGATCCGAGAAACAATTCTGAAATATTTGACTACTTTCAGAAAAAAGGAAAGCTGATTCAATAACAAGCATCTACGTCTTAAATGCGCGAGGAAAATGCAAGCTTGAAAATTGGTAAGATTTTTACTTCAAAATAATTTATTTTAACATGATCCTTCTTTTCTTCCTTCATGAACCAATAATCCTTCTTTAACGTCAAAGCTTTTCATGAAATTCAACAAATTTTTTGTTTCTACGGATAACTTAACTTCACCAGGAATCATTTTTTCATTCTTTATTAAAAAATCTATTTCCTTAGCTCCTTTTCTCCAATAAAATTTAGCGTCAATCAAGGAAGCTACAACTGCTTCTAAAAGCTTTCCTTTTTCTACTTCTCTGTGAAATCCAAAAATCAGAGACCAATGATAGGGATAAATTTTTTGTAGCTTTCTGCTAGCCAATAAAACTGAAACTCTGAAATTTTTTACAATTCTTATCAAATAAGAAAATTTCAAGTAGAACAAATGTTTTACTAACGTCTTCTTAGAAATTTAAGTTCCTGCTTAACTCATCAAGGTTTAAAATCATACCAGGATTTTGATAGAAACTTTCAACTAACCCGAATAAAAGTTCTTCGTTTACATCTTTAAATTTTATTGGTAAATCTCTGTAAATTATTTTACCTACAACATTCTCTCTCAAGTACTCTATTATTCTTCTTTCATTCACTTCTTTCACAATCTCTGGGAAAGGTTTTTTAATATATTCTGGAAAAGATAAAAATAATTCTTCTTCCCAAATCTTAAAATTCTTCACTTTTCTTCCATTTCCATAAGTATACTTTAGGAAACGTATATTTAGTTTCCTCAAGGAAACTAAAAACAAAGTTGCTTACTTTTCTGTACTCAAAAAATTAAGTGGGCCGGGCCGGATTCATACTCAAATGGGTTTAAGTCCATTATTTAG
It includes:
- a CDS encoding NADP oxidoreductase, producing the protein MKKISTIWLGGCSGCHMSLLDIDEKLIEVIKNARIVKSTPIVDVKDFPQADVGIVEGAVATKEDEENLKKMRGSCKILVAIGDCACFGGITSYRNLFEKEEVLSRVFIESESVEKGKIPQSNFIPPLLEKVKPVNAVVNIDCYIPGCPPNANVILYALKELLAGRIPILPSEMASFE
- a CDS encoding Ni/Fe hydrogenase subunit alpha, with the protein product MLKKEMEVPVTRIEGHGKIVVTLNENGSVADAKFIVTQLRGFEKFCEGRLMWEMPVITSRICGICPVSHHLASAKAVDAILGVEIPIPAKKLRLLLHMGQIIQSHALSLFYLSFPDLILGYDYDIEKRNIIGLLEKKPELAKKGIELRKFGQTIIEILAGRRVHPKYAIPGGVSKALKIEDREDLRKQIDEKINDIESCLEIVKSLCLNQEDIPISTYFMGLVNRNNELELYDGNIRVKNQKGEIVEEKLNPINYLSIIGERVEDWSYLKFPYYKKAGFPDGSLRVGPLARLNVADKISTPLAEEEFKEFQKLKENGVVNGVIYYHYARIIEMLYAAENVKNLLEDDDICSKDIWVNSIEIKNSEGIGVIEAPRGTLIHHYWVNENGVITKVNLIVSTVFNNMGMNLAIKEIAVKNIKNLKVNEGILNRMEAAIRCFDPCLSCSTHAIGQMPLTIQIVSVDGKIVKEITRS
- a CDS encoding ATP-binding protein; the protein is MIRIVKNFRVSVLLASRKLQKIYPYHWSLIFGFHREVEKGKLLEAVVASLIDAKFYWRKGAKEIDFLIKNEKMIPGEVKLSVETKNLLNFMKSFDVKEGLLVHEGRKEGSC